A window of the Streptomyces sp. NBC_01351 genome harbors these coding sequences:
- a CDS encoding SDR family NAD(P)-dependent oxidoreductase, with translation MPTPTPTATATYDLTGRTALVTGAASGIGRATAALLAGAGAHVHCADRDEQGLAETAALISKAGGGAATVHIFDVTDRAALRAAVTAAGPLDIAAAIAGVMHSSSVLETTDEDLDRVLDINFKGVLRTCQEATRSMITAGRPGSIITMASGAVDAAQPGLLCYSAAKAAVVQLTKTLATEAGPHGIRVNAVAPGWIRTPMTGRHSPEVQEQTEAMMTRMSPLRRVGEPEDIAQAVLYLASDASSFMTGQILRPNGGVSMPW, from the coding sequence ATGCCCACACCCACGCCCACAGCCACAGCCACGTACGACCTCACCGGCCGCACCGCCCTGGTCACCGGCGCCGCCAGCGGCATCGGCCGCGCCACCGCCGCCCTACTCGCCGGGGCGGGTGCGCATGTGCACTGCGCCGACCGCGACGAGCAGGGCCTCGCCGAAACGGCCGCCCTCATCTCCAAGGCGGGCGGCGGCGCCGCCACCGTCCACATCTTCGACGTCACCGACCGCGCCGCCCTGCGCGCGGCCGTGACCGCGGCCGGCCCGCTCGACATCGCCGCCGCGATCGCCGGGGTCATGCACAGCAGCAGCGTCCTGGAGACGACCGACGAGGACCTCGACCGGGTCCTGGACATCAACTTCAAGGGGGTCCTGCGCACCTGCCAGGAGGCCACCCGCTCCATGATCACTGCGGGCCGCCCCGGCTCGATCATCACCATGGCCTCCGGCGCCGTGGACGCGGCCCAGCCGGGCCTGCTCTGCTACAGCGCCGCCAAGGCCGCCGTCGTCCAGCTGACCAAGACCCTCGCCACCGAGGCCGGCCCGCACGGCATCCGCGTCAACGCCGTCGCGCCCGGCTGGATCCGCACCCCGATGACCGGCCGGCACAGCCCCGAGGTCCAGGAGCAGACCGAGGCGATGATGACGCGGATGTCCCCGCTGCGCCGCGTGGGCGAGCCCGAGGACATCGCCCAGGCCGTGCTCTACCTGGCCTCGGACGCCTCGTCGTTCATGACGGGCCAGATCCTTCGCCCGAACGGCGGAGTGTCGATGCCCTGGTAA
- a CDS encoding CinA family protein encodes MTDSAGAEDGAGVLVVATEVLRLLAESDETLAVAESLTGGMVAAELTAVPGASRSFRGSVTAYATELKHRVLGVDAQLLAAEGAVNAQVAEEMAAGVRRVLDASWGIATTGVAGPDPQDGQPVGTVFVAVDGPVGRKTARLRLNGSRAEIRRESARTVLELLSSQLRENARRQDTEQNGGI; translated from the coding sequence GTGACGGATTCTGCGGGGGCGGAAGACGGCGCCGGTGTTCTGGTGGTGGCGACGGAAGTGCTGCGACTGCTCGCGGAGAGTGACGAGACCCTCGCCGTCGCCGAATCGCTGACCGGCGGCATGGTGGCCGCCGAGCTCACGGCCGTCCCCGGAGCCTCCAGGTCGTTCCGCGGCTCTGTCACGGCGTACGCCACGGAACTCAAGCACCGGGTCCTGGGAGTGGACGCGCAGCTGCTCGCCGCCGAAGGCGCGGTGAACGCGCAGGTCGCCGAGGAGATGGCGGCCGGAGTGCGGCGGGTCCTGGACGCCTCGTGGGGGATCGCGACCACCGGAGTGGCCGGCCCGGACCCGCAGGACGGGCAGCCGGTGGGCACCGTCTTCGTCGCCGTGGACGGTCCGGTGGGCAGGAAAACGGCTCGGCTGAGGTTGAACGGCTCCCGTGCGGAAATCCGTAGGGAGAGTGCACGCACAGTGCTCGAACTTCTCTCAAGCCAACTCCGTGAGAATGCGCGGAGGCAGGATACGGAACAGAACGGGGGGATTTGA
- the pgsA gene encoding CDP-diacylglycerol--glycerol-3-phosphate 3-phosphatidyltransferase, whose translation MTGVPASAAGGTGRRPAPGAKLGAAAVNQASLWNIANILTMIRLVLVPGFVFLLLAEGGYDPAWRAWAWAAFAVAMITDIFDGHLARTYNLVTDFGKIADPIADKAIMGSALICLSWLGDLPWWVTGVILGRELGITLLRFWVIRYGVIPASRGGKIKTLAQGTAVGMYVLALTGPLATLRFWVMALAVVLTVLTGLDYIRQAVVLRRKGLAAERAGA comes from the coding sequence ATGACCGGAGTCCCGGCATCTGCGGCGGGCGGGACCGGCCGCCGGCCCGCGCCCGGCGCGAAGCTCGGGGCCGCGGCGGTCAATCAGGCCAGCCTGTGGAACATCGCCAACATCCTGACGATGATCCGGCTCGTGCTGGTGCCGGGGTTCGTCTTCCTGCTGCTCGCCGAGGGCGGGTACGACCCGGCTTGGCGGGCGTGGGCGTGGGCGGCGTTCGCCGTCGCCATGATCACGGACATCTTCGACGGGCACCTGGCCCGGACGTACAACCTGGTCACGGACTTCGGCAAGATCGCCGACCCGATCGCCGACAAGGCGATCATGGGGTCGGCGCTGATCTGCCTCTCCTGGCTGGGTGACCTGCCCTGGTGGGTGACCGGGGTGATCCTGGGCCGCGAGCTCGGGATCACGCTGCTGCGCTTCTGGGTGATCCGCTACGGAGTGATTCCGGCCAGCCGGGGCGGCAAGATCAAGACCTTGGCCCAGGGAACGGCCGTGGGCATGTACGTACTGGCCCTGACCGGGCCGCTGGCGACCTTGCGCTTCTGGGTGATGGCGCTCGCCGTGGTGCTGACCGTGCTCACCGGTTTGGACTACATCCGGCAGGCGGTCGTCCTGCGCCGCAAGGGTCTCGCGGCGGAGCGGGCCGGGGCGTGA
- a CDS encoding ATP-dependent helicase — protein MAGSALDSFSPATRSWFTGAFLTPTSAQEGAWQAISEGSDVLVVAPTGSGKTLAAFLAALDQLASAPPPAEPRKRCRVLYVSPLKALAVDVERNLRSPLTGIRQESVRLGLPEPEIRVGIRSGDTPPAERRALATRPPDILITTPESLFLMLTSAAREALSGIETVILDEVHAVAGTKRGAHLALSLERLDELLPRPARRIGLSATVRPVDEVARYLAPRGKVEIVQPPSTKEFDLSVVVPVQDMGELGGSPASEGKEGGDKPSIWPHVEERIADLVQAHRSTIVFANSRRLAERLCNRLNEIAYERAMGERLPEGKPPAEIMAQSGAAHGAPPLLARAHHGSVSKEQRALVEEDLKAGRLPAVVATSSLELGIDMGAVDLVVQVESPPSVASGLQRVGRAGHQVGAVSTGVVFPKYRGDLVQAAVVTERMRTGSIESLRIPSNPLDVLAQQLVAMTAMDTWQLDDLLALVRRAAPFAALPESAFTAVLDMLAGRYPSDAFAELRPRVVWDRVAGTITGRPGAQRLAVTSGGTIPDRGLFGVFLAGSDPKKGGGRVGELDEEMVYESRVGDVFTLGTTSWRIEDITRDRVLVTPAPGLPGRLPFWKGDQLGRPLELGRAVGAFLRELGGLTEEDARLRLLAAGLDAWAAENVLSYLAEQREACGHVPDDRTIVVERFRDELGDWRVVVHSPFGAQVHAPWALALGARLAEKYGMDAQVMHADDGIVLRLPDADLLSMDLLDHDPTKAPAFEFDDEQAPLGAADVAFDQGEVIQIVTDQVGGSALFASRFRECAARALLLPRRSPGKRTPLWQQRQRASQLLQVASEFGSFPIVLEAVRECLQDVFDVPGLTELMGDIEARRVRLVEVTTQEPSPFARSLLFGYVAQFLYEGDSPLAERRAAALSLDSRLLAELLGQAELRELLDEQVLEELERELQWLTEDRRAKDAESVADLLRLLGPLTDAELTERGADPGWAPGLASARRAIRVRIGGADHWAAIEDAGRLRDALGTALPVGVPEAFTEPVKDPLGDLLARYARTHGPFTTAAVAARFGLGPAVTEGALNRLAAAGRVVQGEFHPAGIGQEWCDATVLRRLRRRSLAALRQEVEPVPPTSLATFLPQWQHLGGALRGIDGLARAVEQLQGAPVPASALERLILPSRVAGYSPALLDELTTTGEVVWAGAGALPGKDGWISLYLAESAPLLLPPPHPLELSPLHQAVLDALAGGYGLFFRQLTQAVRARHPEASDLELSSAVWDLAWSGRLTNDTLAPLRSLLGSGRTAGSTAHRARRTVPRGRYGTLSATVSRTGPPTVSGRWSLLPSQAPDPTHRAHALARTLLDRHGVVTRGAVAAEGVEGGFSSVYRILSAFEDSGQARRGYVVEGLGAAQFAMDGAVDRLRAAERTPPPLAAVVLAAADPANAYGAALPWPEPPAGATHKPGRKAGSLVVLVDGELTLYLERGGKTLLAWPDPADPRLGAAVASLAAASRAGTLPALTVERINAAASLTSPLGPALESAGFHATPRGLRLRS, from the coding sequence ATGGCCGGCTCCGCGCTCGATTCGTTCTCCCCCGCGACCCGCTCCTGGTTCACGGGGGCCTTCCTGACGCCCACCTCCGCCCAGGAGGGCGCCTGGCAGGCCATCTCGGAGGGGTCGGACGTGCTCGTCGTCGCGCCCACCGGCTCCGGCAAGACCCTGGCCGCCTTCCTCGCCGCCCTCGACCAGCTCGCGTCGGCCCCGCCGCCCGCCGAGCCGAGGAAGCGCTGCCGCGTCCTGTACGTGTCCCCGCTCAAGGCCTTGGCCGTGGACGTCGAGCGGAACCTGCGCAGTCCGCTGACCGGGATCCGCCAGGAGTCGGTGCGCCTCGGCCTGCCCGAGCCGGAGATCCGGGTCGGGATCCGCTCCGGCGACACCCCGCCCGCCGAGCGCCGGGCGCTGGCGACCCGCCCGCCGGACATCCTGATCACCACGCCCGAGTCGCTGTTCCTGATGCTGACCTCGGCCGCGCGCGAGGCCCTCTCCGGCATCGAGACGGTGATCCTGGACGAGGTGCACGCCGTCGCGGGCACGAAGCGCGGGGCGCACCTCGCGCTGTCCCTGGAGCGGCTCGACGAGCTGCTGCCGCGCCCGGCCCGCCGGATCGGGCTGTCGGCGACGGTCCGGCCGGTGGACGAGGTGGCCCGGTACCTCGCGCCGCGCGGCAAGGTCGAGATCGTCCAGCCGCCGTCCACCAAGGAGTTCGACCTCTCGGTGGTCGTCCCGGTGCAGGACATGGGCGAGTTGGGCGGTTCCCCCGCGAGCGAGGGCAAGGAGGGCGGGGACAAGCCGTCGATCTGGCCGCACGTGGAGGAGCGCATCGCGGACTTGGTGCAGGCGCACCGCTCGACGATCGTGTTCGCGAACTCCCGGCGTCTCGCCGAGCGGCTGTGCAACCGGCTGAACGAGATCGCGTACGAGCGCGCCATGGGCGAGCGCCTTCCCGAGGGGAAGCCCCCTGCCGAGATCATGGCCCAGTCGGGCGCCGCCCACGGCGCCCCGCCGCTGCTGGCCCGCGCGCACCACGGTTCGGTGTCCAAGGAGCAGCGGGCCCTGGTCGAGGAGGACCTGAAGGCGGGCCGGCTGCCGGCCGTGGTCGCCACCTCCAGTCTGGAGCTGGGCATCGACATGGGCGCGGTGGACCTGGTGGTGCAGGTGGAGTCCCCGCCCTCGGTGGCCTCCGGGCTCCAGCGGGTCGGCCGGGCCGGACACCAGGTCGGCGCGGTCTCCACCGGCGTCGTCTTCCCCAAGTACCGCGGCGACCTCGTCCAGGCCGCCGTGGTCACCGAGCGGATGCGCACCGGCTCGATCGAATCCCTCCGCATCCCCTCCAACCCGCTCGACGTCCTCGCCCAGCAGCTGGTCGCGATGACCGCGATGGACACCTGGCAGCTGGACGACCTCCTCGCGCTCGTGCGGCGGGCGGCGCCCTTCGCGGCGCTGCCGGAGTCGGCGTTCACGGCCGTGCTGGACATGCTGGCGGGCCGCTATCCGTCGGACGCGTTCGCCGAGCTCAGACCCCGCGTGGTGTGGGACCGGGTCGCGGGGACGATCACCGGGCGGCCGGGGGCGCAGCGCCTCGCGGTCACCTCCGGCGGCACCATCCCGGACCGGGGCCTCTTCGGGGTGTTCCTGGCCGGCTCGGACCCCAAGAAGGGCGGGGGGCGGGTCGGCGAGCTCGACGAGGAGATGGTGTACGAGTCCCGCGTCGGGGACGTCTTCACCCTGGGCACCACCTCGTGGCGGATCGAGGACATCACCCGGGACCGGGTCCTGGTCACCCCGGCCCCCGGGTTGCCGGGCCGGCTGCCGTTCTGGAAGGGCGACCAGCTGGGCCGCCCGCTCGAACTGGGCCGCGCGGTGGGCGCGTTCCTGCGCGAGCTCGGCGGCCTGACCGAGGAGGACGCACGGCTGCGGCTGCTGGCGGCCGGCCTGGACGCCTGGGCCGCCGAGAACGTGCTGTCCTACCTCGCCGAACAGCGCGAGGCCTGCGGTCACGTACCGGACGACCGGACCATCGTCGTCGAGCGCTTCCGCGACGAGCTCGGCGACTGGCGGGTCGTCGTCCACTCCCCCTTCGGCGCGCAGGTGCACGCCCCCTGGGCGCTGGCGCTGGGCGCCCGCCTCGCCGAGAAGTACGGCATGGACGCGCAGGTGATGCACGCGGACGACGGCATCGTGCTCCGCCTCCCGGATGCGGACCTGCTGTCGATGGACCTGTTGGACCACGACCCGACGAAGGCGCCCGCCTTCGAGTTCGACGACGAGCAGGCCCCGCTGGGCGCCGCCGACGTCGCCTTCGACCAGGGCGAGGTCATTCAGATCGTCACGGACCAGGTGGGCGGCTCCGCCCTGTTCGCCTCCCGCTTCCGCGAATGCGCGGCGCGCGCCCTGCTGTTGCCGCGCCGCAGCCCCGGCAAGCGCACCCCGCTGTGGCAGCAGCGCCAGCGCGCGTCCCAACTGCTCCAGGTGGCGTCGGAGTTCGGATCCTTCCCGATCGTGCTGGAAGCCGTACGCGAATGCCTCCAGGACGTTTTCGACGTGCCCGGGCTGACCGAGCTGATGGGCGACATCGAGGCGCGCCGGGTCCGCCTCGTCGAGGTCACCACCCAGGAGCCCTCCCCCTTCGCCCGTTCCCTCCTGTTCGGGTACGTCGCCCAGTTCCTCTACGAGGGCGACTCGCCGCTCGCCGAGCGCAGGGCGGCTGCGCTGTCGCTGGACTCCCGGCTGCTGGCCGAGCTGCTCGGCCAGGCGGAGCTGCGCGAACTGCTCGACGAACAGGTGCTGGAGGAGCTGGAGCGGGAGCTCCAGTGGCTCACCGAGGACCGGCGGGCCAAGGACGCCGAGTCGGTCGCGGACCTGCTGCGGCTGCTGGGCCCGCTGACGGACGCCGAGTTGACCGAGCGCGGCGCGGATCCGGGCTGGGCCCCCGGCCTGGCCTCGGCCCGCCGAGCGATCCGGGTCCGGATCGGCGGCGCCGACCACTGGGCGGCCATCGAGGACGCGGGCCGGCTGCGGGACGCGCTGGGCACGGCGCTCCCGGTGGGCGTCCCGGAGGCGTTCACCGAGCCGGTCAAGGACCCGCTGGGCGACCTCCTCGCCCGGTACGCGCGCACCCACGGGCCGTTCACCACGGCCGCCGTCGCCGCCCGCTTCGGTCTGGGCCCGGCCGTGACCGAGGGCGCCCTGAACCGGCTCGCGGCGGCCGGCCGGGTGGTCCAGGGCGAGTTCCATCCGGCGGGCATCGGCCAGGAGTGGTGCGATGCGACGGTGCTGCGCAGGCTGCGGCGCCGCTCGCTGGCCGCGCTGCGCCAGGAGGTGGAGCCCGTCCCGCCGACCTCGCTGGCCACCTTCCTCCCGCAGTGGCAGCACCTGGGCGGGGCCCTGCGCGGTATCGACGGCCTGGCCCGGGCGGTGGAGCAGCTCCAGGGCGCCCCCGTCCCGGCGTCCGCGCTGGAACGCCTCATCCTCCCGTCGCGGGTGGCGGGATACTCCCCCGCCCTGCTGGACGAACTGACGACCACGGGCGAAGTCGTCTGGGCGGGCGCGGGGGCCCTCCCGGGCAAGGACGGCTGGATCTCCCTCTACCTGGCGGAGTCGGCCCCGCTGCTCCTTCCGCCACCACACCCCCTGGAGCTGAGCCCCCTGCACCAGGCGGTGCTGGACGCCCTGGCCGGCGGGTACGGGCTGTTCTTCCGCCAGCTCACCCAGGCGGTCCGCGCGCGGCATCCCGAGGCCTCGGACCTGGAGCTGTCCTCCGCCGTCTGGGATCTGGCCTGGTCGGGCCGGCTCACCAATGACACCCTGGCCCCGCTGCGTTCCCTGCTGGGCTCGGGCCGAACGGCGGGCTCGACCGCCCACCGCGCCCGGCGCACCGTGCCCCGCGGCCGGTACGGGACGCTGAGCGCGACGGTGTCCCGTACGGGCCCGCCCACGGTCTCGGGCCGCTGGTCGCTGCTGCCGTCCCAGGCTCCCGACCCCACGCACCGGGCCCACGCCCTGGCCCGCACCCTGCTGGACCGGCACGGGGTGGTGACGCGGGGTGCGGTGGCGGCGGAGGGCGTCGAGGGGGGCTTCAGCTCGGTCTACCGCATCCTGTCGGCCTTCGAGGACAGCGGGCAGGCCCGGCGCGGCTATGTGGTCGAGGGGCTGGGCGCGGCCCAGTTCGCGATGGACGGCGCGGTGGACCGGCTCCGGGCCGCCGAGCGCACCCCGCCCCCACTGGCGGCGGTGGTCCTGGCCGCGGCCGACCCGGCGAACGCGTACGGCGCGGCGCTGCCCTGGCCTGAGCCGCCGGCCGGGGCCACGCACAAGCCGGGCCGCAAGGCGGGCTCCCTGGTGGTCCTGGTGGACGGTGAGCTGACCCTGTACCTGGAGCGCGGCGGCAAGACCCTCCTGGCCTGGCCGGACCCCGCCGACCCGCGCCTGGGCGCAGCCGTGGCGTCCCTCGCCGCGGCCTCCCGCGCGGGCACCCTCCCGGCGCTCACGGTGGAGCGGATCAACGCGGCCGCCTCCCTGACGTCCCCGCTCGGCCCGGCACTGGAGTCGGCCGGTTTCCACGCCACTCCGAGGGGGCTGCGCCTGCGCTCCTGA
- a CDS encoding helix-turn-helix domain-containing protein produces the protein MILLRRLLGDVLRRQRQRQGRTLREVSSSARVSLGYLSEVERGQKEASSELLSAICDALDVRMSELMREVSDELSLAELAQSAAASEPVSVPVRPMLNSVSMASVTGPERVTIKAPAEAVNVVAA, from the coding sequence ATGATTCTGCTCCGTCGCCTGCTGGGTGACGTGCTGCGTCGGCAGCGCCAGCGCCAGGGCCGTACTCTGCGCGAAGTCTCCTCGTCGGCCCGAGTTTCGCTCGGCTATCTCTCCGAGGTGGAGCGGGGGCAGAAGGAGGCATCCTCCGAGCTGCTCTCCGCGATCTGCGACGCGTTGGACGTACGGATGTCCGAGCTGATGCGCGAAGTCAGTGATGAACTGTCGCTGGCCGAGCTGGCACAGTCGGCCGCGGCAAGCGAACCGGTGAGTGTGCCGGTACGCCCGATGCTCAATTCGGTCTCCATGGCTTCGGTCACGGGACCGGAGCGGGTGACCATCAAGGCGCCTGCGGAAGCGGTGAATGTCGTAGCCGCGTGA
- a CDS encoding NADPH-dependent F420 reductase: protein MKVAVLGTGGGGRAHAARLLELGHEVYVGTRDSQVTLGRAEPDFMGIDPFGQWVAGYPGIELRNFDEAAAAADFVINGIDGANAVRVLAGIGEHLAGKILMDYAVPFVYNPEQAHPWPTPWGVMPALDPVDHDSLGERIQRALPEVKVVKACVTQEQETVVNPRAVAGGDHTMFVAGDHDDAKAEVTALLRAYGWQDVLDLGPLVSSRGMEMYSHMHSAIQFALGGARFGIKVMR from the coding sequence ATGAAGGTCGCAGTGCTCGGCACCGGCGGTGGAGGTCGCGCGCACGCGGCCCGGCTGCTGGAACTCGGTCACGAGGTGTACGTCGGCACCCGGGACTCCCAGGTCACCCTCGGCCGCGCCGAACCCGACTTCATGGGCATCGACCCCTTCGGGCAGTGGGTCGCCGGCTATCCGGGCATCGAGCTCCGGAACTTCGACGAGGCCGCGGCCGCGGCCGACTTCGTCATCAACGGGATCGACGGCGCCAACGCCGTGCGCGTGCTCGCCGGGATCGGTGAGCACCTGGCCGGCAAGATCCTGATGGACTACGCCGTCCCGTTCGTCTACAACCCGGAGCAGGCCCACCCCTGGCCCACGCCCTGGGGGGTGATGCCCGCTCTGGACCCGGTGGACCACGACAGTCTGGGGGAGCGGATCCAGCGCGCCCTCCCGGAGGTCAAGGTGGTCAAGGCGTGCGTCACGCAGGAGCAGGAGACGGTCGTCAATCCGAGGGCCGTGGCCGGGGGCGACCACACGATGTTCGTCGCGGGCGACCACGACGATGCCAAGGCGGAGGTCACCGCGCTGCTGCGGGCCTACGGCTGGCAGGACGTCCTCGACCTCGGTCCGCTCGTCTCCTCGCGCGGCATGGAGATGTACTCCCACATGCACAGCGCGATCCAGTTCGCGCTCGGCGGCGCCCGCTTCGGCATCAAGGTGATGCGCTGA
- the rimO gene encoding 30S ribosomal protein S12 methylthiotransferase RimO yields MPERRTVALVTLGCARNEVDSEELAGRLAADGWELVEDAADADVAVVNTCGFVEAAKKDSVDALLEANDLKDHGKTQAVVAVGCMAERYGKELAEALPEADGVLGFDDYADISDRLQTILNGGVHASHTPRDRRKLLPISPAERQDTAVALPGHAQEPEASPADLPDGLAPASGPRAPLRRRLDKSPVASVKLASGCDRRCSFCAIPSFRGSFISRRPSDVLGETRWLAEQGVKEIMLVSENNTSYGKDLGDIRLLETLLPELAEVDGIERVRVSYLQPAEMRPGLIDVLTSTPKVVPYFDLSFQHSAPDVLRAMRRFGDTDRFLELLDTIRSKAPTAGVRSNFIVGFPGEKESDFAELERFLTHARLDAIGVFGYSDEDGTEAVGYEGKLDADTIAERLAHMQRLAEELTSQRAEERIGETLEVLVESVEAVDEDGDGAYGRAAHQAPETDGQVVFTDSTGLVPGRIVTAKVVGTLGVDLVAEPLGVDLEEAAG; encoded by the coding sequence ATGCCCGAACGCCGTACCGTCGCCCTTGTCACTCTTGGCTGCGCCCGTAACGAGGTGGACTCGGAGGAGCTCGCAGGCCGCTTGGCGGCGGATGGCTGGGAGCTCGTCGAGGACGCCGCCGATGCGGACGTAGCCGTCGTCAACACCTGCGGCTTCGTCGAAGCCGCCAAGAAGGACTCCGTAGACGCCCTGCTGGAAGCCAACGATCTCAAGGATCACGGCAAGACGCAGGCCGTCGTCGCCGTCGGCTGTATGGCCGAGCGCTACGGCAAGGAACTCGCCGAAGCGCTCCCCGAAGCCGACGGAGTCCTCGGCTTCGACGACTACGCCGACATCTCCGACCGCCTCCAGACCATCCTCAACGGCGGCGTCCACGCCTCCCACACCCCGCGCGACCGGCGCAAGCTGCTGCCGATCAGCCCGGCGGAGCGCCAGGACACCGCGGTGGCCCTGCCCGGCCACGCCCAGGAGCCGGAGGCTTCCCCCGCGGACCTCCCGGACGGGCTCGCACCCGCCTCCGGGCCGCGCGCGCCCCTGCGCCGCCGTCTCGACAAGAGCCCCGTGGCCTCGGTCAAGCTGGCCTCCGGCTGCGACCGGCGCTGCTCCTTCTGCGCCATCCCGTCCTTCCGCGGCTCCTTCATCTCCCGCCGCCCCAGCGACGTGCTGGGCGAGACCCGCTGGCTCGCCGAGCAGGGCGTCAAGGAGATCATGCTGGTCTCCGAGAACAACACCTCGTACGGCAAGGACCTCGGCGACATCCGCCTGCTGGAGACCCTGCTGCCCGAGCTCGCCGAGGTGGACGGCATCGAGCGCGTGCGAGTGAGCTACCTCCAGCCGGCCGAGATGCGGCCCGGCCTGATCGACGTACTCACCTCGACCCCCAAGGTCGTGCCGTACTTCGACCTGTCCTTCCAGCACTCCGCGCCCGACGTGCTGCGCGCCATGCGCCGCTTCGGTGACACCGACCGCTTCCTGGAGCTGCTGGACACCATCCGCTCCAAGGCCCCGACGGCCGGCGTCCGGTCCAACTTCATCGTCGGCTTCCCCGGCGAGAAGGAGTCGGACTTCGCCGAGCTGGAGCGTTTCCTCACCCACGCCCGCCTCGACGCCATCGGCGTCTTCGGTTACTCGGACGAGGACGGCACCGAAGCCGTCGGGTACGAGGGCAAGCTGGACGCGGACACGATCGCCGAGCGCCTCGCGCACATGCAGCGGCTCGCCGAGGAGCTCACTTCGCAGCGCGCGGAGGAGCGGATCGGAGAGACCCTGGAAGTACTCGTCGAGTCGGTGGAGGCCGTGGACGAGGATGGCGACGGGGCCTACGGGCGCGCGGCGCACCAGGCCCCCGAGACCGACGGCCAGGTCGTCTTCACGGACAGCACGGGCCTGGTCCCCGGGCGTATCGTCACGGCGAAGGTGGTCGGCACCCTGGGTGTGGACCTGGTGGCGGAGCCCCTGGGCGTGGATCTTGAGGAGGCGGCCGGATGA
- a CDS encoding Fpg/Nei family DNA glycosylase, translating to MPEGDSIRRAATRLHTALAGKPLTRSDLRVPRFATADLTGRVTLDVTPRGKHLLARFEGGLTLHSHLRMDGAWHVFPAGAPWRGGPAHEIRAILGTSEHTAVGYRLPVLELIRTAEEDRAVGHLGPDLLGPDWDPDLAAANLLAAPDRPLGEALLDQRNLAGIGNIYKAELCFLAQVTPWTPVGALPDPEATLPRLTAAAHRLLAANVGDAHPRRNTTGSRRPGQELFVYGRTHAPCLRCGTPVREAPQDGRPTYWCPRCQSGPTA from the coding sequence ATGCCCGAAGGAGACAGCATCCGGCGTGCGGCGACCCGCCTGCACACCGCCCTCGCCGGCAAGCCCCTCACCCGCAGCGACCTGCGGGTCCCCCGCTTCGCCACCGCCGACCTCACCGGCCGCGTCACCCTCGACGTCACGCCCCGCGGCAAGCACCTCCTCGCCCGCTTCGAGGGCGGGCTCACCCTGCACAGCCACCTCCGCATGGACGGCGCCTGGCACGTCTTCCCCGCGGGAGCGCCCTGGCGCGGCGGCCCCGCCCACGAGATCCGGGCCATCCTGGGCACCTCCGAGCACACCGCCGTCGGCTACCGCCTCCCCGTCCTGGAACTGATCCGCACCGCCGAGGAGGACCGTGCCGTCGGCCACCTGGGCCCCGACCTCCTCGGCCCGGATTGGGACCCCGACCTCGCGGCCGCCAACCTCCTCGCCGCCCCCGACCGCCCCCTCGGCGAGGCCCTCCTCGACCAGCGCAACCTGGCCGGGATCGGCAACATCTACAAGGCCGAGCTCTGCTTCCTCGCCCAGGTCACCCCCTGGACCCCGGTCGGCGCGCTCCCCGACCCCGAGGCCACGCTCCCCCGGCTGACCGCCGCCGCCCACCGCCTGCTCGCCGCGAACGTCGGCGACGCCCACCCGCGCCGCAACACCACCGGCAGCCGCCGCCCCGGCCAGGAGCTGTTCGTGTACGGACGCACGCACGCCCCCTGCCTGCGCTGCGGCACCCCCGTCCGCGAGGCCCCGCAGGACGGCCGCCCCACCTACTGGTGCCCGCGCTGCCAATCGGGCCCGACCGCCTAG